A window of the Chelonoidis abingdonii isolate Lonesome George chromosome 19, CheloAbing_2.0, whole genome shotgun sequence genome harbors these coding sequences:
- the AKTIP gene encoding AKT-interacting protein isoform X1, translating to MNPFWSMSTSSSRKRPETEEKTLTGELRTSPPRTSTKKQLPSIPKNAVPMTKPASPAPSSQSTNGTHASYGPFYLEYSLLAEFTLVVKQKLPGVYVQPSYRSALMWFGVIFIRHGLYQDGVFKFTVYIPDNYPDGDCPRLVFDLPVFHPLVDPLSGELDVKRAFAKWRRNHNHIWQVLMYARRVFYKIDTTSPLNPEAAVLYEKDIQLFKSKVVDSVKLCSSHLFDQPKIEDPYAISFSPWNPAIHDEAREKMLTQKKKPEDQHCKSMQVSGLSWVKPGSVQPFSKEEKTMPT from the exons ATGAACCCTTTCTGGAGCATGTCTACAAGTTCCTCACGCAAG AGACCTGAAACTGAAGAAAAGACTCTAACTGGAGAGTTGAGAACCAGTCCTCCACGCACCTCTACAAAGAAACAGCTGCCTTCTATTCCAAAAAATGCTGTGCCAATGACCAAACCTGCTTCTCCTGCCCCTTCATCCCAGTCTACAAATGGAACACATGCCTCCTATGGGCCTTTCTACTTGGAATACTCTCTCCTTGCGGAATT CACTTTGGTCGTAAAGCAGAAGCTACCAGGAGTTTATGTGCAACCATCTTACAGATCGGCATTAA TGTGGTTTGGAGTGATATTCATAAGACATGGCCTCTACCAGGATGGTGTGTTCAAATTTACAGTCTACATCCCTGACAATTACCCAGATGGTGACTGCCCA CGATTGGTGTTCGATCTACCAGTCTTCCACCCACTAGTAGATCCCCTCTCAGGTGAATTAGATGTGAAAAGAGCGTTTGCAAAATGGAG GCGAAACCATAATCACATATGGCAAGTACTAATGTATGCTCGCAGAGTCTTCTACAAGATTGATACGACCAGTCCTTTGAATCCagaagctgcagtgct ATATGAAAAAGACATTCAGCTGTTCAAAAGTAAGGTGGTAGACAGTGTCAAACTATGCAGCAGTCACTTATTTGATCAGCCTAAAATAGAAGATCCCTATGCAATTAG CTTTTCTCCATGGAATCCAGCTATACATGATGAAGCTAGAGAGAAGATGTTGACTCAGAAA AAGAAACCAGAAGATCAGCACTGCAAAAGCATGCAGGTGTCTGGGCTGTCATGGGTAAAGCCTGGTTCAGTGCAGCCTTTCAGTAAAGAAGAGAAGACCATGCCTACCTAA
- the AKTIP gene encoding AKT-interacting protein isoform X2 produces MNPFWSMSTSSSRKRPETEEKTLTGELRTSPPRTSTKKQLPSIPKNAVPMTKPASPAPSSQSTNGTHASYGPFYLEYSLLAEFTLVVKQKLPGVYVQPSYRSALMWFGVIFIRHGLYQDGVFKFTVYIPDNYPDGDCPRLVFDLPVFHPLVDPLSGELDVKRAFAKWRRNHNHIWQVLMYARRVFYKIDTTSPLNPEAAVLYEKDIQLFKSKVVDSVKLCSSHLFDQPKIEDPYAISFSPWNPAIHDEAREKMLTQKKPEDQHCKSMQVSGLSWVKPGSVQPFSKEEKTMPT; encoded by the exons ATGAACCCTTTCTGGAGCATGTCTACAAGTTCCTCACGCAAG AGACCTGAAACTGAAGAAAAGACTCTAACTGGAGAGTTGAGAACCAGTCCTCCACGCACCTCTACAAAGAAACAGCTGCCTTCTATTCCAAAAAATGCTGTGCCAATGACCAAACCTGCTTCTCCTGCCCCTTCATCCCAGTCTACAAATGGAACACATGCCTCCTATGGGCCTTTCTACTTGGAATACTCTCTCCTTGCGGAATT CACTTTGGTCGTAAAGCAGAAGCTACCAGGAGTTTATGTGCAACCATCTTACAGATCGGCATTAA TGTGGTTTGGAGTGATATTCATAAGACATGGCCTCTACCAGGATGGTGTGTTCAAATTTACAGTCTACATCCCTGACAATTACCCAGATGGTGACTGCCCA CGATTGGTGTTCGATCTACCAGTCTTCCACCCACTAGTAGATCCCCTCTCAGGTGAATTAGATGTGAAAAGAGCGTTTGCAAAATGGAG GCGAAACCATAATCACATATGGCAAGTACTAATGTATGCTCGCAGAGTCTTCTACAAGATTGATACGACCAGTCCTTTGAATCCagaagctgcagtgct ATATGAAAAAGACATTCAGCTGTTCAAAAGTAAGGTGGTAGACAGTGTCAAACTATGCAGCAGTCACTTATTTGATCAGCCTAAAATAGAAGATCCCTATGCAATTAG CTTTTCTCCATGGAATCCAGCTATACATGATGAAGCTAGAGAGAAGATGTTGACTCAGAAA AAACCAGAAGATCAGCACTGCAAAAGCATGCAGGTGTCTGGGCTGTCATGGGTAAAGCCTGGTTCAGTGCAGCCTTTCAGTAAAGAAGAGAAGACCATGCCTACCTAA
- the AKTIP gene encoding AKT-interacting protein isoform X3: MNPFWSMSTSSSRKRPETEEKTLTGELRTSPPRTSTKKQLPSIPKNAVPMTKPASPAPSSQSTNGTHASYGPFYLEYSLLAEFTLVVKQKLPGVYVQPSYRSALMWFGVIFIRHGLYQDGVFKFTVYIPDNYPDGDCPRLVFDLPVFHPLVDPLSGELDVKRAFAKWRRNHNHIWQVLMYARRVFYKIDTTSPLNPEAAVLFSPWNPAIHDEAREKMLTQKKKPEDQHCKSMQVSGLSWVKPGSVQPFSKEEKTMPT; encoded by the exons ATGAACCCTTTCTGGAGCATGTCTACAAGTTCCTCACGCAAG AGACCTGAAACTGAAGAAAAGACTCTAACTGGAGAGTTGAGAACCAGTCCTCCACGCACCTCTACAAAGAAACAGCTGCCTTCTATTCCAAAAAATGCTGTGCCAATGACCAAACCTGCTTCTCCTGCCCCTTCATCCCAGTCTACAAATGGAACACATGCCTCCTATGGGCCTTTCTACTTGGAATACTCTCTCCTTGCGGAATT CACTTTGGTCGTAAAGCAGAAGCTACCAGGAGTTTATGTGCAACCATCTTACAGATCGGCATTAA TGTGGTTTGGAGTGATATTCATAAGACATGGCCTCTACCAGGATGGTGTGTTCAAATTTACAGTCTACATCCCTGACAATTACCCAGATGGTGACTGCCCA CGATTGGTGTTCGATCTACCAGTCTTCCACCCACTAGTAGATCCCCTCTCAGGTGAATTAGATGTGAAAAGAGCGTTTGCAAAATGGAG GCGAAACCATAATCACATATGGCAAGTACTAATGTATGCTCGCAGAGTCTTCTACAAGATTGATACGACCAGTCCTTTGAATCCagaagctgcagtgct CTTTTCTCCATGGAATCCAGCTATACATGATGAAGCTAGAGAGAAGATGTTGACTCAGAAA AAGAAACCAGAAGATCAGCACTGCAAAAGCATGCAGGTGTCTGGGCTGTCATGGGTAAAGCCTGGTTCAGTGCAGCCTTTCAGTAAAGAAGAGAAGACCATGCCTACCTAA